A genomic window from Methylorubrum extorquens includes:
- a CDS encoding uracil-DNA glycosylase, translating into MTGPVEAALEAFRASGSPWLDLPFFKEGAADRVAQKVDARVAAGATVLPEPAAIFRALTLTPLPAVKAVILGQDPYPTPGDANGLAFSYVGGRRLPASLKVILAELAPEGAKPDLSTGDLTPWAERGVLLLNSALTVEAGKSGAHLRLGWAQLTDEAVKAVSARDAPAVFLLWGAQARAREALIDTRHHGIIASGHPSPLNRARDFPGSRPFDRANAWLEAQGRAPIDWRLGGN; encoded by the coding sequence GTGACCGGGCCCGTCGAAGCGGCGCTCGAAGCGTTCCGCGCCAGCGGCTCCCCCTGGCTCGACCTGCCCTTCTTCAAGGAAGGCGCGGCGGACCGGGTCGCGCAAAAGGTCGATGCGCGCGTCGCGGCCGGGGCGACGGTGTTGCCGGAACCCGCCGCGATCTTCCGGGCCCTGACGCTGACGCCCCTTCCCGCGGTGAAGGCGGTGATCCTCGGCCAGGACCCTTATCCGACACCGGGCGACGCCAACGGGCTCGCCTTCTCCTATGTCGGCGGACGCCGCCTGCCGGCCTCGCTCAAGGTGATCCTGGCGGAACTCGCCCCCGAGGGCGCCAAGCCCGACCTCTCCACCGGCGACCTGACACCCTGGGCGGAGCGCGGCGTGCTGCTCCTCAACTCGGCGCTCACCGTGGAAGCGGGCAAGTCCGGTGCGCATCTGCGGCTCGGTTGGGCGCAGCTCACCGACGAGGCGGTGAAAGCCGTCTCGGCCCGCGACGCGCCGGCGGTGTTCCTGCTCTGGGGCGCCCAGGCCCGCGCCCGCGAGGCGCTGATCGACACGCGCCACCACGGCATCATCGCCTCGGGCCACCCCTCCCCGCTCAACCGCGCCCGCGACTTTCCGGGCTCGCGGCCGTTCGACCGGGCGAATGCGTGGCTCGAAGCGCAGGGCCGCGCGCCGATCGACTGGCGGCTGGGTGGGAATTGA